In Campylobacter sp. VBCF_01 NA2, one DNA window encodes the following:
- the ccoO gene encoding cytochrome-c oxidase, cbb3-type subunit II, which produces MFSWLEKNPFFFAVGVFVVIAYAGIVTILPDFANSARPIEGKQPYTVLQLAGRHVYIQESCNACHSQLIRPFKSETDRYGDYSKSGEFAYDRPFLWGSKRTGPDLARVGRNRTTGWHETHMKDPKVLVGKSIMPAYKSMFKKNADMQTAYAEALTIKKAFNVPYDTAGAPKLEADPSKDAMSNFESYKAEMMAEAEAIVNDMRDEDVKAAFKNGEIREIVALIAYLNSLK; this is translated from the coding sequence ATGTTTAGTTGGTTAGAAAAAAATCCGTTCTTTTTTGCGGTTGGTGTTTTTGTAGTCATCGCTTATGCTGGTATCGTTACGATTTTGCCAGATTTTGCTAATAGCGCTCGTCCAATTGAGGGCAAACAACCATATACTGTTTTGCAACTCGCTGGTCGCCATGTCTATATCCAAGAGAGCTGTAATGCCTGCCACTCACAACTTATCCGTCCGTTTAAATCAGAAACTGACAGATATGGTGATTATTCAAAAAGTGGTGAATTTGCTTATGATAGACCATTTTTATGGGGTTCGAAAAGAACTGGTCCAGATCTTGCTAGGGTCGGACGCAACAGAACCACAGGCTGGCATGAAACTCACATGAAAGATCCAAAAGTCCTAGTCGGCAAATCAATCATGCCTGCATACAAATCTATGTTTAAGAAAAACGCAGATATGCAAACAGCCTATGCTGAGGCTTTGACGATTAAAAAAGCCTTCAATGTCCCTTATGATACAGCTGGCGCACCAAAGCTCGAAGCTGATCCTAGCAAGGACGCTATGTCAAATTTCGAAAGCTATAAAGCTGAAATGATGGCAGAGGCTGAGGCAATCGTTAATGATATGCGCGACGAAGATGTCAAAGCGGCATTTAAAAACGGCGAAATACGCGAAATCGTTGCGTTAATAGCATATTTAAATAGCTTAAAATAG
- a CDS encoding DUF4006 family protein yields the protein MENVKRSVFALNGVTGMLIATALLLAILACLTCLGIKTQQAVMDKPYELKDISSVSEKSSVDTQKKVFVIKDK from the coding sequence ATGGAAAATGTAAAAAGATCGGTTTTTGCGCTAAATGGCGTAACTGGAATGCTAATCGCAACTGCGCTTTTGCTGGCGATTCTTGCATGCCTTACCTGCCTTGGCATTAAGACACAGCAAGCCGTCATGGATAAGCCTTATGAGCTAAAAGATATTAGCTCTGTAAGCGAAAAAAGCTCAGTCGATACGCAAAAAAAAGTATTTGTGATAAAGGATAAGTGA
- a CDS encoding TPM domain-containing protein, giving the protein MRAIFAIFCLCILAQAKFVLNTGEIITPMLAEKIEILGAETQDKTGVGVYVLATKSLGGASLENYALNFASNLSSPYALLVFAEAEHKVEIYGSPEALALFDREQILSVGSRGRIIPIIASQKKDLNQTQKIGVYNAALLNGYAEICDQIAASKGVSLENSIGNTNNNFINFLRYIFYATLIFALGSYLYKKGRKNGAK; this is encoded by the coding sequence ATGAGAGCAATTTTTGCGATTTTTTGCCTGTGCATTTTAGCGCAGGCAAAATTTGTTTTAAACACAGGCGAGATTATCACGCCTATGCTTGCAGAAAAAATCGAAATTCTAGGCGCTGAGACGCAGGATAAAACCGGCGTAGGCGTCTATGTCCTAGCCACGAAGAGCCTTGGTGGCGCAAGCTTAGAAAATTATGCCCTAAATTTCGCTTCGAATTTAAGCTCGCCTTATGCGCTTTTAGTCTTTGCCGAGGCTGAGCATAAGGTCGAAATTTACGGCTCGCCTGAGGCGTTAGCGCTTTTTGATAGAGAGCAAATTTTAAGTGTGGGAAGCCGTGGGCGCATAATCCCAATCATCGCTTCGCAAAAAAAAGATCTAAACCAAACCCAAAAAATCGGCGTTTATAACGCTGCGCTTTTAAACGGATATGCCGAGATTTGCGACCAAATCGCCGCTTCAAAGGGTGTGAGCTTGGAGAATTCTATCGGCAATACAAACAACAATTTCATAAATTTCTTGCGCTATATTTTTTACGCGACGCTGATTTTCGCGCTGGGCTCATATCTATACAAAAAAGGCAGAAAAAATGGCGCAAAATAA
- a CDS encoding c-type cytochrome, with translation MKWLNLSDNVNVAALIASFILVAVTAFIVKKYAGQSKSLNETTETTGEDFDGIAELKNGLPKGWAICFVLMFVYALVYFFIAYPLNSYSQIGEYNDEVKEHNAKFEKTYANADSTTLKAMGESVYLVQCSQCHGLDGDGIDGESADLTKWGKEAGIIDAINKGSKGLNYPLGEMPAGMVSPEDAKAVAAFMAKEISSLKATKNENLVEKGRELWPTCAACHGDDGKGMDGSAPDLSKYGSAEFSVDVLNRGKKGFIGTMPAFDDGRLNDVQKRAVGEYINSIK, from the coding sequence ATGAAATGGCTAAATTTAAGCGATAATGTTAATGTTGCGGCGCTGATAGCGTCGTTTATACTTGTCGCAGTTACGGCTTTTATCGTTAAAAAATATGCTGGTCAAAGTAAAAGCTTAAACGAAACCACTGAGACAACTGGCGAAGATTTTGACGGAATTGCCGAGCTAAAAAATGGCTTGCCAAAAGGCTGGGCTATATGTTTTGTTTTGATGTTTGTCTATGCGTTAGTGTATTTTTTCATCGCTTATCCGCTAAATTCTTACTCACAAATCGGCGAGTATAACGATGAGGTAAAAGAACACAACGCTAAATTTGAAAAAACCTATGCAAACGCTGATAGCACTACGCTAAAAGCTATGGGCGAATCGGTGTATTTGGTGCAATGCTCACAATGCCACGGACTTGACGGCGATGGAATCGATGGCGAGTCTGCTGACCTTACTAAATGGGGCAAAGAAGCTGGTATAATTGACGCTATCAACAAAGGCTCAAAAGGCCTAAATTATCCACTTGGCGAAATGCCAGCAGGTATGGTTAGCCCTGAGGACGCAAAAGCAGTAGCGGCATTTATGGCAAAAGAAATTTCTAGCCTAAAAGCTACAAAAAATGAAAATTTGGTTGAAAAAGGTAGAGAGCTATGGCCTACTTGCGCTGCTTGCCATGGTGATGACGGCAAGGGTATGGACGGCTCAGCGCCAGATCTTAGCAAATACGGCTCGGCTGAATTTAGCGTCGATGTGCTAAATCGTGGCAAAAAAGGCTTCATCGGCACAATGCCAGCCTTTGATGACGGGCGTTTAAACGATGTGCAAAAACGCGCCGTTGGCGAGTATATCAACTCTATCAAATAA
- a CDS encoding 4-hydroxy-3-methylbut-2-en-1-yl diphosphate synthase, producing MAQNKKTLWPYGIAFSIVAIIAACVATIIFSLDYPVHSDNFYFDKYQKVDENYNEIQLKQQNFEKKYEVNFEISNPQNTEKFSLNLPIKAKNNAKFDKISAEILLTRPDSTDFDKRLNTQFSNGALRSENFSIEKLGRWQVMAKISDSIDTGFYKFEFNATKTASGIYDLQILEGGRK from the coding sequence ATGGCGCAAAATAAAAAAACTCTGTGGCCCTATGGTATCGCATTTAGCATAGTAGCAATCATCGCAGCGTGCGTAGCGACGATAATTTTCTCGCTAGATTATCCGGTGCATAGCGATAATTTTTACTTCGATAAATACCAAAAAGTCGATGAGAATTACAATGAGATCCAGCTAAAACAGCAAAATTTCGAAAAAAAATATGAGGTAAATTTTGAAATTTCAAATCCACAAAATACAGAAAAATTTAGCCTAAATTTGCCGATAAAAGCGAAAAATAATGCCAAATTTGATAAAATCTCGGCCGAAATTTTACTTACTAGACCAGATAGCACGGATTTTGATAAAAGGCTTAATACGCAGTTTTCAAACGGTGCGTTACGAAGCGAAAATTTTAGTATCGAAAAGCTTGGCAGGTGGCAGGTAATGGCAAAAATTTCAGATTCCATAGACACAGGATTTTACAAATTTGAATTCAACGCAACCAAAACAGCTTCGGGTATTTACGACTTACAGATCCTTGAAGGAGGCCGTAAATAG
- a CDS encoding DUF507 family protein codes for MRIQLAHVPYIAQKIAIDILNSGMVTLSSGVEPIAKVASEIIKTDLQKEKAIDERANELMDERIDEFDEMNVNKKDMFWLIKRKLAAQENFELIFEDRYSNISHEILETIWKKNLVDYQVSENRIKTIIYNSIEGYLKIYKKIEEDVYELMQGHGKKLIPGTEEYELVFAQTYEKELKKRGML; via the coding sequence ATGCGAATACAACTAGCACATGTTCCATACATAGCGCAAAAAATTGCGATAGATATATTAAATTCTGGCATGGTTACACTTAGCTCTGGCGTCGAGCCCATAGCCAAGGTAGCCTCAGAAATCATCAAAACTGATTTGCAAAAAGAAAAAGCCATAGACGAGCGCGCTAACGAGCTAATGGACGAGAGAATCGATGAATTTGACGAAATGAATGTAAATAAAAAAGATATGTTTTGGCTCATCAAGCGCAAGCTTGCCGCACAAGAGAATTTCGAGCTGATTTTCGAGGATAGATACTCAAATATTTCGCATGAAATTTTAGAGACAATTTGGAAGAAAAATTTAGTAGATTATCAAGTGAGCGAAAATCGCATCAAAACTATAATTTACAACTCAATCGAGGGGTATTTGAAAATTTACAAAAAAATCGAAGAAGATGTCTATGAACTCATGCAAGGACATGGAAAAAAGCTAATCCCAGGCACCGAGGAATACGAGCTTGTGTTTGCGCAAACTTACGAAAAAGAGCTTAAAAAAAGAGGTATGCTGTGA
- a CDS encoding sulfite exporter TauE/SafE family protein, with protein MISFFAIIPATLMLSLTHCIGMCGGFVIAYNAKLASLSRARAFFFSLVYQICRIFAYIMLGALGGAFGSVIVFSDKTAGFMQFCVGILLIIFGVALLKRGVLLKFIENQKIYNLFLAKPMKFALGREDILGFCLLGFLNGLLPCGLVYTYLAMAIMSHDAMQGALVMAVFGLSTLPALLAFGGVANFISAKFSRAMLYISSFIIIIFGIYWAYCGFILTR; from the coding sequence ATGATTAGTTTTTTTGCTATCATACCCGCCACGCTAATGCTGAGCTTGACGCACTGCATTGGCATGTGCGGGGGCTTTGTGATAGCTTATAATGCAAAACTAGCTAGCCTTAGCAGGGCTAGGGCGTTTTTTTTCTCGCTTGTTTATCAAATTTGCAGAATTTTCGCTTATATCATGCTTGGCGCGCTTGGTGGGGCATTTGGCTCGGTTATAGTTTTTAGCGATAAAACAGCTGGTTTTATGCAGTTTTGCGTGGGAATTTTATTGATTATTTTTGGCGTTGCGCTATTAAAACGGGGCGTGCTTTTAAAATTTATCGAAAATCAAAAAATTTATAATCTTTTTTTAGCCAAACCAATGAAATTCGCCCTTGGCAGGGAGGATATTTTGGGGTTTTGTCTGCTTGGGTTTTTAAACGGACTTTTGCCATGTGGGCTAGTATATACCTATCTAGCCATGGCGATAATGAGCCACGATGCCATGCAGGGCGCGCTTGTAATGGCGGTTTTTGGATTATCTACCTTGCCTGCGCTATTAGCTTTTGGTGGCGTGGCGAATTTCATCAGCGCAAAATTTTCGCGCGCTATGCTTTATATCTCTTCATTTATCATAATTATTTTTGGAATTTATTGGGCTTATTGTGGATTTATTCTCACAAGATAA
- a CDS encoding ATP phosphoribosyltransferase regulatory subunit, with protein MINSVSADFDHEIPNGSRLYFGTSAKLKRELENKASKILESHGFSEILTPYFSYHQHLSVAGAKLLKFSDPSNHEIALRADSTVDVVRIVRRRLKDESLKRLFYIQPTFKYPSEEFYQIGAELIDESNLALAIKIAIQIFREFSLEPVLQLSNIEIPKRICEILNLPISIFEKGEIETILAQNCDWLGKTARATNLGDVENLRKIVPEEIRPCLDEILNLGVEYKNIRVSLLYYSKMRYYKALFFRFLDENSVLCNGGNYEIDGLKSSGFALLVDALIEKLMIKD; from the coding sequence ATGATAAATAGCGTCAGTGCGGACTTTGATCACGAAATACCAAATGGTTCGCGCCTATATTTTGGCACAAGCGCAAAACTAAAAAGAGAACTCGAAAACAAAGCTAGCAAAATTTTAGAAAGTCACGGATTTAGCGAAATTCTCACGCCGTATTTTTCGTATCATCAGCATTTGAGTGTGGCTGGGGCGAAGCTTTTGAAATTTTCCGATCCTAGCAACCACGAAATCGCACTCCGTGCCGATAGCACGGTCGATGTCGTGCGAATCGTGCGCCGAAGACTAAAAGATGAAAGCCTAAAAAGACTTTTTTATATCCAGCCTACATTTAAATATCCTAGCGAGGAATTTTACCAAATCGGCGCAGAGTTAATAGATGAGAGCAACCTTGCCTTGGCGATAAAAATCGCAATACAAATTTTTAGAGAATTTAGCTTAGAACCTGTTTTGCAACTAAGCAATATTGAAATTCCAAAGCGAATTTGCGAAATACTAAATTTGCCAATTAGCATTTTTGAAAAGGGCGAGATCGAGACGATTTTGGCTCAAAACTGCGACTGGCTAGGTAAAACAGCGCGCGCGACAAATTTGGGCGATGTGGAAAATTTACGAAAAATCGTCCCAGAGGAGATCAGGCCTTGTTTAGATGAAATTTTAAATTTAGGCGTAGAGTATAAAAATATCAGAGTTTCGCTTTTGTATTATTCAAAAATGCGCTATTACAAGGCGCTATTTTTTAGATTTTTAGACGAAAATAGCGTGCTTTGCAATGGCGGAAATTATGAGATTGACGGATTGAAGTCGAGTGGTTTTGCACTTTTGGTTGATGCATTGATAGAAAAATTAATGATAAAGGATTAA
- a CDS encoding adenylosuccinate synthase, with amino-acid sequence MSKVDVIVGAQWGDEGKGKIVDMISANYDFVCRSCGGHNAGHTIIVNGEKYALHLVPSGVLHKNIINIIGNGVVINPDVLITEMAQFGDLKGRFFISEKAFLNLEYHSLIDQAKEKLKGDKAIGTTGKGIGPAYADKISRTGHRIIELLEPEKLTEALVRDFASRAQLFESLNIKIPDKMEIYEEIKRYKSVLEPYIANTTNMIWKALDYDKKVLVEGAQGSLLDIDHGTYPYVTSSSTIAAGACTGLGLAPKDVGEVIGIVKAYTTRVGNGAFPTEAKDEYGDRLCEIGHEFGTTTGRRRRCGWFDGVAAKYTSRINGIDKFALMKLDVLDGFESIKICKAYKIDGEVIDYFPIELGVVEPVYEEMPGWDSVKGIKKFEDLPQNAQNYIRKIEELTGTKVGFISTSPERTDTIIL; translated from the coding sequence ATGAGTAAGGTTGATGTAATCGTAGGCGCTCAATGGGGCGATGAGGGAAAAGGTAAAATCGTAGATATGATTAGTGCTAATTACGATTTCGTATGCAGAAGTTGCGGCGGACACAACGCCGGTCATACAATCATCGTAAATGGCGAAAAATACGCGCTTCACCTAGTTCCAAGCGGTGTTTTGCACAAAAATATCATAAATATCATCGGAAATGGCGTGGTCATTAACCCTGATGTTTTAATCACTGAAATGGCGCAATTTGGGGATTTGAAGGGTAGATTTTTTATCAGCGAAAAGGCGTTTTTAAATTTAGAGTATCACTCGCTAATCGACCAAGCTAAGGAAAAATTAAAAGGCGATAAGGCTATTGGCACCACAGGCAAGGGTATCGGACCTGCGTATGCGGATAAAATTTCGCGCACAGGACACCGTATAATCGAGCTTTTAGAGCCAGAGAAACTAACAGAAGCTTTGGTTAGGGATTTTGCGAGCAGAGCGCAACTTTTTGAGAGTTTAAATATCAAAATTCCTGATAAAATGGAAATTTACGAGGAAATCAAACGCTACAAATCTGTGCTAGAACCATATATCGCAAACACAACTAATATGATTTGGAAGGCGCTTGATTATGATAAAAAAGTCCTAGTTGAAGGGGCGCAAGGAAGCTTGCTAGATATCGATCACGGCACATATCCGTATGTAACTAGCTCTTCGACTATCGCAGCTGGGGCTTGCACAGGTCTTGGTTTAGCGCCAAAAGATGTTGGCGAGGTCATCGGAATCGTCAAAGCCTATACTACGCGCGTAGGAAATGGTGCTTTCCCAACAGAGGCCAAAGATGAGTATGGCGATAGGCTTTGCGAAATCGGACATGAGTTTGGCACTACGACAGGTAGAAGACGCAGATGTGGGTGGTTTGACGGTGTAGCGGCGAAATACACATCTAGAATCAACGGAATTGATAAATTTGCCCTTATGAAACTCGATGTTTTAGACGGATTTGAGAGTATTAAAATTTGCAAAGCATACAAAATAGATGGCGAAGTGATTGATTATTTCCCAATCGAGCTTGGCGTGGTAGAGCCTGTATATGAGGAAATGCCGGGCTGGGATAGCGTAAAAGGAATCAAAAAATTTGAAGATTTGCCACAAAATGCGCAAAATTATATTAGAAAAATCGAGGAACTAACAGGCACAAAGGTAGGGTTTATCTCTACTAGCCCTGAGCGAACAGATACAATTATATTATAA
- the carA gene encoding glutamine-hydrolyzing carbamoyl-phosphate synthase small subunit has protein sequence MKAYVYLENGVFLEAKAFGKGGSAFGELVFNTSITGYEEIISDPSYAGQFIVFTMPEIGIVGTNSDDEESGKIHASGIFIREFNNTPSNFRSEQNLEEYFIKNGKFGVYDIDTRYLTKMLRDEGNLRVFVSTEISDKETLKKALQDSARIEEVNYVSIVSTKTPYIHEKGHWDAVKGAYSTPKKNGKKIAVMDYGVKRNILNELCDLGLSVEVFPYNTKAKTLIDKFNSGEIHGVFLSNGPGEPKMLKDEIAQIKEIIEARIPIFGICLGHQLLSNAMGYETYKLKFGQHGANHPVQNLFNKSIEITAQNHNYNVPESIAEICDITHRNLFDGTIEGVRYKNYPVFSVQHHPEASAGPNESKYIFKEFLEIL, from the coding sequence GTGAAAGCGTATGTTTATTTAGAAAACGGCGTGTTTTTGGAGGCAAAGGCGTTTGGCAAGGGTGGAAGTGCCTTTGGCGAGCTTGTATTTAACACCTCTATTACAGGATATGAAGAAATCATCTCAGATCCTAGCTATGCTGGGCAGTTTATAGTATTCACTATGCCAGAAATCGGCATTGTAGGCACGAACAGCGACGATGAGGAGAGTGGCAAAATCCACGCTAGCGGAATTTTTATCCGCGAGTTTAACAACACTCCCTCAAATTTCAGATCCGAGCAAAATTTGGAAGAGTATTTCATCAAAAACGGCAAATTTGGCGTATATGATATAGATACGAGATATCTTACAAAAATGCTTCGCGATGAGGGAAATTTGCGGGTTTTTGTCTCGACTGAAATCAGTGACAAGGAAACCTTGAAAAAAGCTCTTCAAGACTCAGCTAGGATTGAAGAGGTCAATTATGTCAGCATTGTAAGCACCAAAACCCCATATATCCATGAAAAAGGCCATTGGGATGCAGTCAAGGGCGCTTATAGCACGCCGAAAAAAAATGGCAAAAAAATTGCTGTAATGGATTATGGTGTAAAGCGAAATATCCTAAATGAGCTTTGCGATTTAGGCCTTAGCGTGGAGGTTTTCCCGTATAATACTAAGGCAAAAACGCTGATTGATAAATTTAACTCTGGCGAAATTCACGGCGTATTTTTATCAAACGGCCCTGGCGAGCCAAAAATGCTAAAAGACGAAATCGCGCAAATCAAAGAGATAATCGAGGCTAGGATTCCGATTTTTGGCATTTGCCTTGGTCATCAGCTGCTTTCAAACGCTATGGGCTATGAGACATACAAACTCAAATTTGGCCAGCACGGCGCAAATCACCCTGTGCAAAATTTGTTTAACAAATCTATCGAAATCACAGCGCAAAACCACAATTATAATGTGCCAGAATCCATAGCTGAGATTTGCGATATCACGCACAGAAATCTATTTGACGGCACGATTGAGGGCGTGAGATACAAAAACTACCCTGTTTTTTCAGTCCAACACCACCCAGAAGCGAGTGCCGGACCAAACGAAAGTAAATACATTTTCAAAGAATTTTTAGAAATTTTATGA
- the ccoN gene encoding cytochrome-c oxidase, cbb3-type subunit I — MLSYDYTVAKLFLYSTLAFGIIGMLIGTLIAFQLAYPDLNYLLGEYGTFGRLRPLHTNGVIYGFMLSGIWATWYYVGQRVLKASMSESKFLMCVGKLHFVIYILIILLAVVSLLAGVTTSKEYSELEWPIDILVVVVWVLWGISIFGLIGIRREKTLYISVWYYIATFLGVAMLYLFNNMEIPTRLLTGMGSWIHSVSMYAGTNDAMVQWWFGHNAVAFVFTVAIIAEIYYFLPKESGQPIFSYKLSLFSFWGLMFIYLWAGGHHLIHGPVPDWVQTMGSVFSVVLILPSWGTGINMLLTMRGEWNQLRESPLIKFMILASTFYLFSTLEGPILSVKSVNALAHFTDWIPGHVHDGTLGWVGFMTIAAMYHMVPRMFKRELYSKSLMTAQFWIQTTGVVLFFSSMWIAGITQGMMWRATDDYGNLLYSFIDTVSALVPYYWIRAIGGLLYFIGLCMFVYNILMSIRAGRSLDQEPRSASPMAA, encoded by the coding sequence ATGCTAAGCTACGATTATACAGTGGCAAAATTGTTTTTGTATTCTACTCTTGCATTTGGTATCATCGGTATGCTTATAGGCACGCTTATAGCATTTCAGCTAGCATATCCAGATCTTAACTACTTGCTTGGAGAGTATGGTACATTTGGCAGACTTAGACCATTACACACAAATGGTGTCATTTATGGTTTTATGCTATCTGGAATTTGGGCTACATGGTATTATGTAGGACAGAGAGTTTTAAAAGCATCGATGAGCGAATCAAAATTTTTGATGTGCGTGGGTAAATTGCACTTTGTGATTTATATCCTAATCATCTTACTCGCTGTGGTTTCGCTTTTGGCTGGTGTAACAACATCAAAAGAGTATTCTGAGTTAGAGTGGCCTATCGATATTTTGGTTGTTGTCGTGTGGGTTTTGTGGGGAATTAGCATTTTTGGTCTAATCGGTATCAGACGCGAAAAAACGCTTTATATCTCTGTTTGGTATTATATCGCTACCTTCCTTGGCGTTGCTATGCTATATTTGTTTAACAACATGGAAATCCCAACTAGATTGCTTACTGGCATGGGTAGCTGGATACACTCTGTATCAATGTATGCTGGCACAAACGACGCTATGGTTCAATGGTGGTTCGGTCACAACGCCGTTGCGTTTGTATTTACCGTAGCGATTATCGCCGAAATTTATTATTTCTTGCCAAAAGAGAGCGGTCAGCCGATTTTCTCATACAAACTATCTTTGTTCTCATTTTGGGGATTGATGTTTATCTACCTATGGGCTGGCGGTCACCACCTTATCCATGGACCAGTTCCTGATTGGGTTCAGACAATGGGTTCGGTTTTCTCTGTCGTTTTGATTTTGCCATCTTGGGGAACAGGTATTAATATGCTCCTTACAATGAGAGGCGAGTGGAATCAGCTAAGAGAGAGTCCGCTAATCAAATTTATGATTTTGGCTTCTACTTTCTATCTATTCTCTACTTTGGAAGGTCCAATCCTTTCTGTCAAATCAGTAAATGCCCTAGCGCACTTTACAGATTGGATCCCAGGACATGTTCATGACGGCACACTTGGCTGGGTTGGATTTATGACAATCGCTGCTATGTATCACATGGTGCCTAGAATGTTTAAAAGAGAGCTTTATTCAAAATCTTTAATGACAGCTCAATTTTGGATCCAAACAACAGGCGTTGTGCTATTTTTCAGCTCAATGTGGATTGCTGGTATCACACAAGGTATGATGTGGAGAGCAACTGATGATTATGGCAACTTGCTATACTCATTTATAGATACAGTTAGCGCGCTAGTTCCTTATTATTGGATTAGAGCGATTGGTGGTTTATTATACTTCATAGGTTTGTGTATGTTTGTATATAATATCTTGATGTCTATTCGCGCAGGCAGAAGCTTAGACCAAGAGCCTAGAAGCGCTTCACCTATGGCTGCGTAA
- a CDS encoding cytochrome c oxidase, cbb3-type, CcoQ subunit, with translation MSADFIRELQAYGFIAFVILACLGVYGYWFHLKHSEKTGRRNYEKYANLALDDELGSEIIESRTPTKEEKGK, from the coding sequence ATGAGTGCTGATTTCATTAGAGAGTTACAAGCTTATGGCTTTATAGCTTTTGTCATATTGGCCTGCCTTGGAGTTTATGGATACTGGTTTCATTTAAAACACTCTGAAAAAACAGGGCGCAGAAACTACGAAAAGTATGCAAATTTGGCGCTTGATGATGAGCTTGGCAGTGAAATCATAGAGTCTCGCACACCTACGAAAGAAGAAAAAGGAAAATGA